The Thermococcus sp. genomic interval CTAAAATCTTATCAAAGAGCCTCTCCCTCCTTTTGGGGGTCAGCTTTTTTGAGTCCTTGACGCCGAGTTCTTCAAGCTTTGGGATTTTTCTTTCATCAACGACAACCGTCGCTATCACCATCGGCCCTATAACCGGCCCCCTGCCGGCCTCGTCTATTCCGGCTATTTTTCTTCCCAAGGTTTCACCTCCTGAAGAGGAGCGCGCCATAGATTACGCCGAGCATTATCGTCGCTATACCACTTGGGGGGATTGCCGTGTAATAAGCTAATACTATCGAGGATAGCTGAATCACTAGCGTTAGCGCTAAGCTAACCGCCAGCACTTTTCTCAAATCTGAGCTCACCATGAGGGCTATCGCTCCCGGGAGGACGGCTACAACTTGAAGGGTTATCAAACCGACTGTCTGGACTATAAGAGCGCCTATGGCACCTACAAGGACGTAGAGAATCATGAGGTAAGCCCTCGCGTTTCCACCGTAGCTCTCCATTCCCTCTGGGTCGAAGCTTAGGTAGAGGAAGTCACGGTAGAGGAAGAGAAGAATGAAGAAGATTACGGCACCGCCGAGGATTAGAACCGCGAGGTTGTTCATCGTTATGAGGAATATATCACCCGTAAGGTAGGAAACGATGTTCTCAGTCAGTGGGAAGTAGGGCCTA includes:
- a CDS encoding metal ABC transporter permease, with translation LVALIVTIAIVLIIAQLEKLGFTPDSAVGIVASFVAGLTVLGFGVLYKVMASRPYFPLTENIVSYLTGDIFLITMNNLAVLILGGAVIFFILLFLYRDFLYLSFDPEGMESYGGNARAYLMILYVLVGAIGALIVQTVGLITLQVVAVLPGAIALMVSSDLRKVLAVSLALTLVIQLSSIVLAYYTAIPPSGIATIMLGVIYGALLFRR